Genomic segment of Populus nigra chromosome 6, ddPopNigr1.1, whole genome shotgun sequence:
GCTTAAGTCTCCTATATAGATAGGCAGTCCCATTTGATGCACCTTTTGCTATATACCCTGCCTCACATTATCAGCTATGTCTCCATTCCATCAGTCATCATTGAGATTTAGACCAAAAAATCTTGACCCCTACCTGCTCCCTTGAAGAACTTACGATAGGTATTGCTCCATCCCAGTGCTCAAATAGACTTTTTGATGTGAAACAATTCCCTACATGTGCAGATGAATGAGTTCACCTCGCCTCCAGAAATTTTAAGTGGGACTTCAAATTCTACAGAAGTGAAGAGCCTTTCAACAGATTCAACCTTGGAAGGTTTGCTTTTCCCTGATGATCATGgatctatgttttttttggattaaGACGTGTGCAATGTTCTCCAAATCTTCTATTCTGTTGCTGAGGAATTATGGAAAAAATGTAGTTTGCTGATTCtgcattgttttaatatacacAGGTCAAACTGAAAAGCCGAAGCATAGTTCGAGGCTCTCATCGGGTAGTGCTAGCTCACTTTTAAATTCCCCAGACCGAAGGAGTACCGACTCATCAAAGCACTCCAGGCGCCAAGCGTCTAGCAGTACTGGCTCACCTTTAAATTCCCCCAGTGGCACTGATGCGCCAAAGAGTTCTTCTAGGCGTCACCGCTCTTCAAACAAGTCAATGGGCTCTCCAAGGGAAGAATCATCAGGGAGCAGCCGAACCTCAAGACGACACAAGACCTCAAGTCTTGGTGCTGAATCGCCTATTCAAGACCAGCCCACCATCCCAAAGCATTCTCGTGGAAGAAAGTCCAAGGGATCATCaagatcaaaagaaaagaactctTCAAACGAAGCGCTTCCTTTCTCGGATCCTGGACCTGGAGGGTCTGAGTCTATACATGGAAGGAAGAACACTGCAAGCCAGCTAAGTTCTGTTTTGGAAGCATATGAAGAAGAGCGATGAAAGGAATGCGAGGATTTGTATGTCAGAGATTTAATGTTATGTGCATTAAAGTGTCAACTATAATTCAATTTGTCTTGaatttgcttttaaattttctcttcatATACATGTCTATCTTGAATTTGCTTTTAAATTCTCTCTTCATATAGTTACAAGTCTATCTTTCATAGAGAAAAGTCAAAAGCTTGTGCTTCAGCTTTATTGCTGATTtattacatgtaaaaaataaaatagcttaCAGTTAAGAAGCTAAAACTAGCAAACTCAACTTTCCCTGTTGgcatataaaaaaggaaacatgGATATACTTTTGGCGTACCCTATAAACGGTGGCAAAAAAGAATCCGCCTCCCGAGACCATTGCTCAGGTATTCCTGTTTCATTGTGAGTTTTATCCAATCTAgtaaaccctaaaataaaataccatttaatagaaaaataaatctgaaactACCATTTAGATAAAAAGAACCTGAAGGCATCTGCAATGCTACAATTAACACATTTCTTACTTGagaaataatgagaaaaaaattagagcagcagaaagaaagaagaggaacgATTAACAAAAAATACCCCGACAGAAAACCAAACTCACATATTGACAAcaaatttacatttaaaatcCAGTAAGAGTACATATGCATAAATACTCAATGCATCAGATACACACACCATGGCTACTAGTGCCTTTGAAGAGTAGCGAAGGGAGTAGAGTTCAGGTGTGCAGCTAGTTTGGGAGATAAATCAGAAACTTGATGTGACAAGCAAGGCATAGGGGTGAGTGGTAGCTTATTTTCCAATGGAGTCAATGGAAGAGGGGTTGATGGGAGCTGATTCGAATCTTGGGTTCCCTTGGCTGGTCGCAAGCAAGCCAGATAGCCATGGGATTGGTAGTTGCAAATGGGGAGTTTGATGGCCTGTACTGTTGATTCTTTCTCTTTTGGAACTGGTGCTCCAGTAGGATCCTGCACATATATATAGCATCCCATAAGAAAACAGCAGCAAGTAAAAGCAAACACAAAGAGGCGGTTTATCTTGTTTAAAGGAGCTAACTAAAGGAGGATAAAACCTTACCCCAAGCACAAGAAAAGTGAATGCTTGATTGTCTGCAGCAAGATAGATTTCGATCAGCTTCCGCAGGTCAGCAAGTGTGGCATCCTTCAACACCTTAAGTGTGGTGATGAAGTTACCACTGTTTCCTTTAGAAGCTTCCCATTTCACATGCACTTCAATCTGTGAATCAGTAATTTTTACTGAAGGGTTGTAGTTCTCCTTTGAAGCCAATGCCATCATGTCAGACAGATTTTTCCCACATTCTATCAAAGGCACATTTTTCTGGAGCGGTGAGTTTTCCTTGTTCGAAATTTTTTGAGTAGAATCCTTGCCGACAGTCAAAATTGGAGATGGTTGAggatcagtatctgcaaccctcTTTTTTGCAGGTATTGGAGTTCTGAATTGTTGGCAAAGCTCTCTGTTATTCCCACAAAGTGTAAATATGTTCTGGATTCTTAATCGTCTAGAAGAGGCTGAATCTTTCACATTCTCATACTCATTTACTGGTTCTGAAACTGAGTGCGAATCTTTCACATTCTCATACTCATTTAATGGTCCTGAAACTGAATGCCTATCTTCTGAACCATCCTTGAGTGCCTCAAACTTCAGAGGAGAAGATATCAAGGAGCCAGCACCAAAATTGATCCCTGGACTAGACACATCAACAATCCTCGTCACCTCTATTACTTCTTTCTCCACCTCTTCATcttcaactttatttttgtgttcttcctcctcttctacCTCTTCCTCCTCAAACACAGTGCTAAGACAAACTTTATCTCCATTATCAACCACCTGATTCAAAGTACTAAAATGAGGATAACTCGACAAGCTTTGGGTTTCAATGACGCTAGATTGATGAGCAGATGCGCCAACAAATCTCACATCACGAACAAATGCTTCTTGATCACCCATGTCTAAATCCATCGATTTCACCATCCCTGGGTCCTCATCAGCATAAACCCCCAGCAGCCTTCTGGCAAAGCTGCAGCCATCAATGTCCCTTGGACCATTCTCATCACCATTTTCATCCCTTGAACGACATAGCTCAAATTCAACTTCTTCCAAGCGCCTTCTCAGCATCTCAACTTCCTGCTGCTGTTGAAGTATCTTCTCTTCCATTCTCCTCCTCTCCATCTCCACAAACTCTTCAGCCATTCTTTGGCACTCCTCCAACTTCTTTTCCAACTGAAGTTTCAGTATCTCTGTACGCTCATTCACTTTTAGGTTTATCTCCTCTTCACTTGCTTGAGATCCCTTCTCTTCAATAAGTGCTCTCAGCACagcaacttcttcttctttcttcactAGCTGTTTGTGAGCatcatttctctccttttctctgaGCTTGTTCTCCATTTGTAGTTTGTAGATAAACTGGTCCATAGCTGCTATCCTGGATCCTAAGATGCCCACAGAAGAATCTTCAGCACCAAGTTTATCCTTAATTGGCGTATGAGGACCACGGACAATACATTTCGCTTTTGCTCCATATTCAAGCGTGCAGATTGTCTTGTGTATTTCTTTTGGGTCTGGGCTTGCACACAGAATCATCAAAATTTTTGACTTGTCATCTTCGAAAGAATCCTGAAAAATAAGGAACAGGAAAACCTGATAAAGCAGAGTTTAAACAAGCTACATAACATGACATAGTTGTAATCAACATGAATTGGACATTACTTGGAGCAGCATAGTTAACTTGCTATCTCTGAAAGGTACATGAGAATCTCCATTAGCAATAGATTCAACAACTCTCTTTAATGCTATATTCCCTTGGTTGATCTTCGCAGTCTGTCATTAAAAGAAGCACAAAATCAGCTTTCCTTTTTAATGCCAGGACacagaaaagagggaaaaatgAATTCCCAAAAATTCACCTGCATTTTAGCTTCAAAACCACTTTGCCCAGCTTGGTCAATATTTTCTGAACCTGCCATATCCACAAGCATGAGTCGGCCTCCTACAGTCGGGACATCAAGTATTATCTGTGCAAACATGCAATTGAAATGTTGTGTCAATCTCAATAAACAACACTACTTTTTCAATGGTTTCACTTTTTTTATCCAAGTCAGTTTTAGAGGAGCCATACCATGCAGTGACTCCTAGAACTTCGCTCATTACAAAGCGTGCTCTTAATTATCCTTCGCTTCTCAACTTTCTGAATCTCTTTTGAAATCTTCCCAGCTTCATTTCCAGAGATAAAAGTCGCATTTTTAGCCTTCTTTCCCATCACTTCTAGTCTTACCTGCAAAAAATGATGACAGCAAAAAATGATGACAGCAGCATAATCTTCCCATCACTTCTATCATAATACCCTAATCAAAATATGAACAGCAATATCTACTCAAAATTAAGCAAATCAAAACCGAATTTTAATCCCAACAACACAGCAGCTGAAGCAAACTAATTAACAGAGAATTCAATGGAACTTGTTGAAAAGTTTACCTTGTATCCACTGCCACTCTTAGGCCACCCGATTCCAATTCCTCCCCCACCATTAGTCGACAAAAGATCATAAATTTCTTCATTATAAATCTCTAAAACTGTAACTTGCACAAAAGTACCAAGTTGTAGCTTCTCCCCTTCACCCCCTTCACTtccctcttctccttctcctaaAATACCTTTCAAAGACCGATAAACAATGCCTGGCTGCTTCGAGCAACCAAACATTGTATGACTTTTCCCAGAACCAGTAGGACCATACATCATTATTGTGCATTTTGCACCCAATTTAACCCCATTAATCCTCGACTCCACGAACTTCTTGTAAAAGGAATCAAGGTCTTCTTCTTCAGAGAAAGAGACCCCATCGAAGCTGAAGTCTCGGTACCCAATGTCAGCACGGACACGAAGAGTGTTGTTCTCGGGATTTACTTGCAAGATCGAAGTGggtttctcttttctctcaggATAATCTCGTATCCTGCTAATCACTTCAATGGGGTGGTCTTGAGGGGTCTCTTTGATGGTGTAGTTAGGGTTTGGAGATGGGTTCGGGTTTGGAGTTCTTGTTGAAGAGAAATTTATCCTATGTTTTGACTGAGGAGTCTTTACGACGTGTGGGTGATTCGATttagaagaagaggaagaggaagagggtGTAGGGGCCATTGTGTTTGTTTTAAGGGAAAGACAAGAATTTTATGGTCTGCAGCtggtttttttatgggttttcttTCAAGACTAGACTGTGAACTCTGTTTTTAGAGAGATAGAGAAATATTGACATTCGATCTTGATCTTGTAAGATAGAtgcagggagagagagagataaagaagagttgttgaaattgaaattagggtttttcatGTTTGAAATTGAATATAGCCGTTATGGTTTCTAACGTCTATTTCTGTGCTGGGACGCTTCTCATGTGAACTGTCCCAGCCACTTGAGAGGCATGCCTTTGCATCATAACACCtcttatgaattaattaatttgagttaattaatttatttctagaAAATGAATTCGGTCCCTTTATTGGGGAGGTTATTCATCGGAGCCAGTTGGCCCACATTTGGTCAGATTGGGTGTCAATTGATCAAATCTAAAACATAGGGGGGTAAGATGACCATTTGTAAATTTACAAGTCAAGATTTTACAATCTTACATTGCTGCCTCTTCCTCTTCCCTGCGGGATTTCCCCCCCGTGGTTCGTGTATTCACAAATTAACAGAAAGCACTAACACGTGGAAGACAACTTTACATGTACAGAAACCTTGAATGAATCTCACGGAACGTTTAAGAATTAAGACACTGTACAAGAAGGAATTTACGAGATCACAAAAACTCGAAGCTCTCCTCTTGTCACACGGGTATCAACTTCAAGGTAAGTAACTTCAAACTCACCACTTCCAGTATTAGATGTGATAAGTTCGAGGAATCTGGAATTCGAGGTTACTTCTAATGGCGGAAGATGTGATAAGGTCCCAGTTGTCTTAACAGTAGTTTTCTCGAAGCATTCGTCTTGGTTTCTAGTTCGtaggaaaagaagaaataataacAGTAACGAGAGTAACAACCAAATATAAAAGGGATGAGTGAATGAGAATGGCCAACCTATGAGCTCAAATTAGCGGGCCAAAGTGGCAGTCACTTCAACAGATTGTAGGGGCCATGGAGCTCCTAATTCAAGCTCTACGATGTTGTCGAAATCTTTGCCTTGGACATCGATTCGTTGGAATACCTAATCAAGAAACCATTTAAAAGCCAGGAAAAACCCCCTAAGAAACCAGTAATTTAGGGCAGATTACACCTTGTAAGTGTTGCTTATGCATCCAACAAAAACGTGAGCCGAAATGATTCCGACACTTCCAACTTGACTGTCATCACAGTTAATACAAagttagtttttctttctttgtttctttagaTCAAACAAATGTAGATAAGTCTTCACGCTAGAGAAGTAAAATCATTTGGACGGGCATTCACAGCATGCAAGAAGTAGCCTGTCATGTGGCAGGCCATCTACCAGACTTATGGGGAGCAGCCTTCCAGTGGGAGGTCCAGGACGACTTCCACCTAGGGTGAGAATGCACTGCTACATATAAGCTTCCATCTCCCTTGCAGCTTATCGATATCATTTGAGAGATCAACGAGCCCTCCCACAGCTTCAAGCTGCTTGGCAGCAACATCTGCCTTCAGTTGATCATCTTCACTAGCAGCAAAACCTCTGTTCAGGCCAGAAACAGCACTCTGCATTCAATCAACCATATCTGTCATGATAAGAATATTCAAGAAATATAGAATGAACACCCTACAAGGGAGAATATAAGTTCTGCTTGTCCACATTGGCACATTGGCATTCTAGCATTTATAACTTGGAAGATTCAAGATTCTGTCATGTACCAAATTAAAAGGGATTCAAGTTTGTGCCCTATATTTCAGATGTTGTAGAGATGAGTCCATAGAATAAATTATGAGGTGGTACGAACGCATACAAAATTTTTTGACTAAAACATAAGGGTTTGAAAACTAATGTAAGAGATTCTAGGAACTAAACATTTACATCAATTATTCTTCGTGTTCcatgaccataaaaaaaatattttgtacaTAATCCAGTATTATAAAATTCTTTTGGAAGCTCCTAACAGGACACAAGCAGCCCCTGTTTCCCTGTTAAGTGTCTCTAGCTGCAGTCATCTAGTCAACAGCACCATCATGTTTTCCTAATAACATATTTGAATCTCACAACCCTCCAATTTGAAAGAGAAACATGCAGATGTCATTTATTATGGGGAAGACCTACAGTACAGCTTCCATTCCATAGCATTTGCACCGCAAAATGTTGCTAGTGAAGATACTTATGTTTCAGAATCTTGATTCTAGAGAGAAACAGAGGTAAGCAGCTCTCATTCACAGAGAAAATGAGATTGCTGGTTTTCCTGGGTCTAGAACAGGAACTTCATCAAGAGCTGACCTCAAAACAACACTTCTCTGTAGATGGTTTATATAAGAACCGTCATGTCCAATTCGAGTTACATGTGGGGTCAGTGAAGTTCTTTTTACAGTGTGGACTTTGATGGGAAGTTTACATTTTacagaagaggaggaggagagaaaTGCTGAAGGGTAAAGTAGGAGAGCATACAGCTGCCATGtttctttcgttttctttttcttcttaagaGAAAGGAGGAGGGAAAGAATTATGCGAGGACCAACCATGTCTGTGCAAGAGAAGAGAAgtgattcttgttttttctatgattttgttttcaaattttctaatcaagtcttttatttatttatttaagtatatgtctattttttcttttcaattaggtgtctctatttttatttttaattttctattacTTTGTATAATTACAGGATAAttaagtaataaaataaatcattataatttaataatttgtaatttaaatGGACTATATCTTTGTatataaattacttttaaaagttttttttatttgaaaatatattaaaataataatatttatttatttattttaaatttaattttcacatcaatacattaaaataataaaaaataataaaaatttatttaaaattaaaaaataaaaatgttaaaatatcgCACCAAACAACTTAAAAATTGCTTGGCAGTGATGTTTTCGTTCTAAGGGCCACGTGGGATCTTGGATGGCGAAAGATAGATGGTATTGGACCCCCTATTTCGTCAAATGATAGGGCAgaatttttagtattaatacattaaaataataaataatataaaaaaatattaatttaaaattaaaaaatgaatgtcTTTAAAAACCATAATTAGACATAACATGATGTCAAACAGTCCCTTAATATTTGGATTTTTCCTATCAATTATGCTATCACGACGAACCCTAATCCACGACCAAGCAAATTGTAAGCACGACGAGATTGGACTTTCCAAAAAATCTAGTTGCATTGAGTTAAACCACACGTATAAATGTATGTTTGTTAATATAGTacatgttttccttttaaaataaattaaaatatgttttaaaattttaattttaattttaataataatatgttaaaatcattaataaataaataaatataataataataataacaacaacaataaaacaacatcaacttcaatttaattttttttaaatgaaatgcaTTTTTATAACACACATAAAAACACTCTCAAatatcatttatataaaaactaaatgtatttttttcttctctcctagtttatttaaaaagttttttttgttgttttaaaatgtatttgaaattgtagtaaaatattattgtttaaaatttatttttgcttgaaaatatattaaaatattttttattttttaaaatttatttttgatatcttaatattaaaataattaaaatatataaaaaattaatttaaaataataaataaattaatttaaaagaatgattatatatatatatatatatatatatatatatatatatatatatatatatatatatatatatatatatatatatatatatatatatatagcttcaATCTTCCATGGAGAGCACAGCCATTTCGTATCATCTCCAAGACGTCCACTCACAACCACAACCGTTCTTTCATTACAACGTTGAATGTTCTCATTCAGAaacaaatttcaattttgaaaacTAATACCTTTTAAGTAAAACACAACAGATCACTATAAAgtaataatagttattaaattaatcatgatTAGTGAATCTAAAACTTGATTAAAGTtgggttttattttgaattatttaaaattttcactcAATTAAATATGATTAACTCAAAGGATTGATTCAAAAACCAATTGATCTTATTAAATTCAAgtgagttaatttaaaaaaaataaaaataaaataatattactttaaataaaacaattgacttaaatttatcaaataactTTCTATTAACCTAGTACTCCAATAACTCAGGCAATAAGTCCCTGTCTTATAACcatgatataaataaaataaaacgcaCAACCccaagaaatttattttatttgaaaaatctaaattaGATGCATTTCCCGCTCAGAGCAACCCCTCCCCTGCGAGAGAAGTCCATAAAATCTATatcatattattataattgcGTAGATCCATTCCTTCTCTCTCGTTTTCGTCTAATAAATCCTCTTCCtcacacaaaaattaattacataacCCTAAACATCCGTAATTAATCTATCAAACCTCTTCAATCCATGTCGGCCTCCTCGGCTCGTCGGTTAAAAGGCCGAAATGGCGTCGCCGACGCCACAGCAGCTCCAAAACCAACCAAAGCCCTAACTCCAATCTCAATCTCagataaaaaccctaattccaCTACTAAAAGGTCGCTCTCCGGCAAAGAGAACCCCGCCAGACCCAACTCTCGGGCCCAGAAGTCCGCAATTCGGCCAGTGCCACGTGTTGACAAGGCTGCTGTAGGAGATGGCAGCGAAGGGCGCATGCGGTGGTCGACGTCATCGGCCCCAAGAGGTAGGAGTCCAAGCCCTTCTGAATTTATTAGGGGTTTTAGGGATTCTAGGGTTTCCACAGGGGAGAGTGATAATCGAGTGGTGTCGAGAGCAGAGAAGAGTGGGATTAGGGGTTTGAAAGAAAATGGTGGGTTTAGTGGGGAGTTGAAGAAAAGGAATGGACTTTGCAAAGGGAATGATTTGAGAATATTAGAAAGTAAAAAACAGTTACGCGGGCTTAAGGTTTTGAATGATAACTGTAATAAAGAAGTTAACTTGCGAAAATCAAGAGAGTTTGACTCAAATTTAGATTCAAAAGTTGCAAATGGTGGTAAATTTGATAAGGTATATGTTGATAAATCTGGGTCTGAGGTTAAATTTGACAGCTTTAAAGACTCTAGTGAGAAATCTTATAGTAAAGGTATGGTTTCGGAGAACTTGAAAGAGAAGGGTTTGAGCGATGAAGGGAAAGGAAGCAATGCTGGTGTTAAATATCCAAGCAAGCTTCATGAGAAATTGGCTTTTTTAGAAGGGAAAGTGAAGAGGATTGCATCGGATATAAAAAAGACCAAGGAAATGTTAGATATGAATAACCCTGATGCATCCAAGGTGATACTATTGAATattcaagataaaatttcaggtATTGAGAAGGCAATCGGAAACGATGCTGGTAGCAGTTCATCAAAAAGTAGTGGGAATGATACTGGAACAATTGTGGTTGTagagaagaatgaaattgagaaagtTGAGAATGTGAAGAGCCAAGCTAAAGGGTTGAATACTGAGGAACTTGAAGAAAGACTCATTCCTCATCATAAGTTGCTTAGAAACCGAACATCGCTGAAGGCACCGATGGCAAGTTGTCAAAGTCATAATGTATCTAATGCTGATGAGTATGGCTGTGAGTTAAAGGTGGAAGAGAAGTTGTCGAGCCCTATTGAAGAGAATCCAATAGCACTCGAGTTTTTGGATTCCCTTAGTAAAGAGAATGGTAAAGTAATCGTGAGGGATGCCAAGGTCGATCTTGAGTCTTTTGAGGTTCAAGAAATGGGTGATGGTTCAGCTTCAGGAAACCAAGACTCTTCAAACATGTTCAATCCCAAGTGCGAGGAGGACCTTCTTCTTACAACTGACGAAACACTTGATGAGTTTGATGATCAGGAAAATAGAAATACATTCATAATTGGCGAGGAAACCGAAGATACTTGTGTCTATCAGGTGAATGAAATAGGCACCAAAAGTTCAACAGGAGGATGGTTTGTGTCAGAGGGAGAGTCAGTTCTTACTCATGATGATGGGTCCTGCTCTTTTTACGATATTGCTAATTGTGAGGTACGGACCAGAACTATTTATTTCTGTTTGGCATTGAACTTCCATTTTTCTTTGAGCTTTTACAGATCAGCATCCCAAGTTTTCCTTGACACGcttctgtttatttttgaattttcaatgaAAGACTTCGATAGAAAGCAAAGATGAGTTTTTAACTGTCTTGAGTGTCTCTTGCATGTTTCCTTTCCTTCCCATGaagaatttaattgatttgtttctgattttctttttggataAGATAGATTCGCTTTTGACAATTTATCTAGCTTGtagaattttatgtttaatatctCTCTGTCACTCTAACTCCAAAAATGTTTGTGCGAACAAACATACAGATAATGTGTATTGTCATAAACTTCATGAGCAGATTGATGCACAATATGAAATAATCAAACCAGTTGCATTTTCTTCAAGATTTGTTTGTCCACTGATGATTCATAATTGTTTCAGGGGAAGGCTGTATACAAGCCCCCAGCAGGAGTCTCGCCTAATATATGGAGAGATTGCTGGATTATTCGTGCACCTGGTGCTGATGGCTGCTCGGGGAGATATGTCGTGGCTGCATCTGCTGGGAATACTCTTGATTCAGGCTTTTGTTCATGGGATTTCTATGCCAAAGATGTGCGAGCTTTTCACATTGAGGATGGAGGAACAACTGCCTCAAGAACAGTACTTGGTGCCCTACCCAATAATACCACATCTAGGAGAAATGCTTTGTCTAGCATATTGTTACCAGAAACTCAAAAATGGTGGTATAAACCATGCGGACCTCTTATGGTCTCTACTGCCAGCTCTCAAAAAGTAGTTAAAATACATGATATTCGAGATGGAGAACAAATAATGAAATGGGAGACGCAGAAACCTGTGCTAGCAATGGATTATTCAAGCCCTTTGCAGTGGAGAAACAAAGGGAAAGTGGTTGTGGCTGAGGCAGaaacaatttctgtgtgggatGTGAACTCTCTTAATCCTCAATCATTGTTGTCTGTTTCTTTGGCTGGTCGAAAAATCTTAGCTCTTCACGTGATCAACACTGATGCTGAACTAGGTGGTGGGGTTAGGCAAAGGTGAAACCTCTGATAACTTCAAATCATTTCTATTTGCTGGTCTTGTCatcatactctctctctctctctctctagctaCATATTTCACAAATTATGCATACTGTATCCtatgaaaacatttaaaaagaagctcacaaaaaatatttcagtAAATTCTGAAGCCATGATTCATGAATTGTTAAGTTCATTCATAAAGCTGAAGTGTGATGGCATTTCACCATTGATTCTCAAATCAAGCGGTGCTTAATTAGGTGATGTTTAGATAAAccatttgtgtatttttcttcACTGAAATGTCCAAGCCATATTGCTTTCTGAGATGACTAAGAGATTTTTTTGGATTAGAGCAATCATTTCCTTATAATTCACCTCATGTTATCTTTGGTTTACCTTTTGCCCTTTTCATTATTTGTAATTGAATGTTGTTGCTTTTTGTAGCAGGCACATCTGAAGATCTATCTTGCACATGACTGAATGAACACCTTGATTTCTCTGAACTTTTCCTCAATGCAATTTTGTCTTTTGTTAGACATCATGGTTTTATTGATTCATGGCATATCCTTCTTGGTGTATGTGATACCCTGATTCTGAAAACATTTCCTTTTCACATTGCTTGTCTTCTGATCATTCTCTTACATTACTTCTCTTTTGCACACATGGAATACTACTAGCAATGGGTTGTTTGAATACACTAGTGACTGTTGAAATTAGTGAACACATGCGTGAAGAGGCTCTAAGTATTTGATAATGAATGAAATGGGGGTCACCTTTCTAGGAGCTGAAGGAAATTATGGCATGTTATGCACCCCTGATTATATGATTTGTCTGCCACTggtcatttttctcttttgatgATTGCTTGCATCTCTTGTTGAACTATTTCATTCACTATTCATCAATTGTATCATGTATAAATACAGCTGCACTACCATATATGTAATAACATGCGCGTTGTGCTTTCAAGTCAATATATAAAGGAGCTCTGGAAAAATTCTTCCCAGTCCTCATGTTGGCTTTTGAATGCAGAGCAACTTCAGCAGAAGCTGAGGGAAATGATGGTGTGTTTTGCACCCCTGATTCTATCAATGTTTTAGACTTTCGCAATCCATCTGGTATAGGTCTCAAGATACCAAAAATAGGTGTCAGTGTGCAATCAGTTTTCACTCGTGGAGATTCAATCTACATTGGCTGTGCCAATACGAGGCTTGCAGGGAAAAAACATCCTTGTTCACAAGTGCAACATTTCTCACTGCGCAAGCAAAGGCTAGTCAACACTTACTCTCTGCCAGAATCCAATGCCCACTCGCATCACTCAGCCATAACTCAGGTTTGGG
This window contains:
- the LOC133695858 gene encoding KIN14B-interacting protein At4g14310-like isoform X3 encodes the protein MSASSARRLKGRNGVADATAAPKPTKALTPISISDKNPNSTTKRSLSGKENPARPNSRAQKSAIRPVPRVDKAAVGDGSEGRMRWSTSSAPRGRSPSPSEFIRGFRDSRVSTGESDNRVVSRAEKSGIRGLKENGGFSGELKKRNGLCKGNDLRILESKKQLRGLKVLNDNCNKEVNLRKSREFDSNLDSKVANGGKFDKVYVDKSGSEVKFDSFKDSSEKSYSKGMVSENLKEKGLSDEGKGSNAGVKYPSKLHEKLAFLEGKVKRIASDIKKTKEMLDMNNPDASKVILLNIQDKISGIEKAIGNDAGSSSSKSSGNDTGTIVVVEKNEIEKVENVKSQAKGLNTEELEERLIPHHKLLRNRTSLKAPMASCQSHNVSNADEYGCELKVEEKLSSPIEENPIALEFLDSLSKENGKVIVRDAKVDLESFEVQEMGDGSASGNQDSSNMFNPKCEEDLLLTTDETLDEFDDQENRNTFIIGEETEDTCVYQVNEIGTKSSTGGWFVSEGESVLTHDDGSCSFYDIANCEGKAVYKPPAGVSPNIWRDCWIIRAPGADGCSGRYVVAASAGNTLDSGFCSWDFYAKDVRAFHIEDGGTTASRTVLGALPNNTTSRRNALSSILLPETQKWWYKPCGPLMVSTASSQKVVKIHDIRDGEQIMKWETQKPVLAMDYSSPLQWRNKGKVVVAEAETISVWDVNSLNPQSLLSVSLAGRKILALHVINTDAELGGGVRQRHI